The following proteins are co-located in the Vigna unguiculata cultivar IT97K-499-35 chromosome 9, ASM411807v1, whole genome shotgun sequence genome:
- the LOC114162396 gene encoding phosphatidylinositol transfer protein 3 — translation MESVLSPEPSQKSPLDSSSKQVTTIEELKDSTDAELTKIRLMRAFVEARDPSSKEVDDLMIRRFLRARNLDVEKASAMFLKYLKWKRSIMPNGYISPSEIAEDIAHEKVFVQGLDKKGRPIVVAFAAKHFQSKNGADGFKRYVAFALEKLCSRMPPGQEKFLSIADIEGWGYANSDLRGYLNALSTLQDCYPERLGKMFIVHAPYLFMKIWKMIYPFIDDNTKKKIVFVENKKLKSTLLEEIEESQLPDIYGGQMPLVPIQDS, via the exons ATGGAGAGTGTTTTGAGCCCTGAACCATCACAGAAGTCACCTTTGGATTCCAGTTCCAAACAAGTCACAACCATTGAAGAACTGAAAGACAGCACCGATGCCGAACTCACCAAAATTCGTCTCATGCGGGCCTTTGTTGAAGCTCGAGATCCCTCTTCCAAG GAAGTGGATGATTTGATGATTAGAAGATTCTTGCGGGCTCGTAATTTAGATGTGGAGAAGGCTTCGGCAATGTTCCTGAAGTATTTGAAGTGGAAACGTTCGATTATGCCCAATGGTTATATATCGCCATCAGAGATTGCCGAAGATATTGCACATGAGAAGGTGTTTGTTCAAGGGCTCGACAAGAAGGGTCGACCTATAGTTGTTGCCTTTGCTGCAAAACATTTTCAAAGCAAAAATGGTGCCGATGGATTTAAAC GTTATGTAGCATTTGCTCTTGAGAAGCTATGTTCAAG GATGCCGCCGGGGCAAGAAAAGTTTCTTAGCATTGCAGACATTGAAGGATGGGGATATGCAAACAGTGACCTTCGTGGATACCTTAATGCTCTATCCACTTTGCAG GATTGCTACCCTGAAAGATTAGGAAAGATGTTTATTGTACACGCACCATATTTGTTTATGaaaatttggaaaatgatttacCCTTTCATTGATGACAACACCAAGAAAAAG ATAGTATTCGTGGAGAACAAAAAACTGAAATCAACATTACTAGAAGAGATAGAAGAGAGTCAACTCCCAGATATATACGGAGGCCAAATGCCGTTAGTTCCTATCCAGGATAGCtga